The DNA sequence ATTCACAAATGCTGATGGGATACATTCGAGAATCCCCAAGTTCCATACATTATCCAACAGTATAGAATCTCGTGACGAATTAAGAATGAAGTCAGCCTGAATTAGGAACGGGAAGTCTGTGACCATTGTCGTGGGGAGGAAAGCAAATATACCAACAGCAGAAGTTGCCGTTCTCATCCTTTCTCCAGATGGGAAAGCAATGGTAATCACCCAGCTCTGCACATCCATCCTGACACCAAATCTATTCTCAGGTTTCACAGGAAATGTCTTTTCCCACAAGTAATAATCGCACGATTCCTCAATACCATCCAAGTTTTTCTTTGAAAGTTGAACCACACGTGAAGAAACCTCCTTGTGTTTAGTCACACTAGATATAAGAAAGCTTGAGACTCTATCAGCTACTTCAGGATCATAGTCATGTACATGTAGTCGCTTTAACTTCAATAAGAACAGGATAATCTCCGGGCACAACTGTGACAATTGCTCTCTCACGACTTCAACCATCTCAGGCTTTAGAGGAAGGATAATTGTGGTTGCAGGGTATGCATTACTGAGCCCATATACATCATATATGCTAGAAAGAGAAGGATGTCCACTCACCCACTGGGGAACTATATACCCAATACCACAATCTTGATCTGGTTCTTCCTGGAATCTGACACGATATCCATTGCTGAAAATGTAAGGCTGTGAACTCACAAGAAATACACTTTTGAATCCACTTCCTGCAAGCAACTTGGGTATTAAGAGTTCAACTTGATAATATATAATTGAGAGAGATAACTCAAGTCATATGCAGAATGTATCCGGTGGAAAACAAGAGCAAGTTAAAGACATTGGATAATTGGGAACTACCATGATGCATTCAATACTAGGGAGCACTCAAAGGCAACATAGTAGAGACCTAcacttcaaaaaataataaattcactGATGCCTGTAAGACATTGGATAATTGAAAACTACCATTAACAACAAAAAGTTTAGAGAGTCATCTTCTACTGAGGTGATTTTCACACAGAACTTATTTTGTCAAGAAATGAAGGATGCATAAAGGAACATCAAAAACGTCTAAACCAGAAACTATAAAAGAGCCAGCAGGAAACATTAGTCAACCACACGAAATACAGATTAATCAAATGACAAAGCTCAAACCCATAGATTCATAGAGTTATTAACATCTAACAAGAAATTACCATTCTCTTCAATAAGCCTTTGCTGTCTCTTCCCTTTCTTTGTAGAATGGAATATGCCGCAAATAGACTCCATGTTCTCCCTGGAAAAGCCGACTTCATTATTGAAAACCAACAGAGTAGCTGGTGCTCCAGTCTCAGTTATGTCTTTCTTGGTCAACACAAATTTCAGCTCTGGCACTGCATCTTCTTCATACTCATTTTCTTCTGCATTctactcaaaaaaataaaagaaaataataataataataatccagAAACAATTTAAGATTAGAGCAAAATTTTTCAATGTCATTCTCATCTGATTTTACATATAAAAACCCGGAAACCAGAATTTCAAGATTACAACAAAAGTTACATCTTTTTCATAGTTATTCTCATCTGCATTCAACATATAACAACCCAGGAACAAAATTcaacaaaactaaaaataaaagctACAATCTTTCAAGTTCATAAGAACATTAAAGAGAACAGGGGAAAATACCAGGATGAGTTCCCTCAAAAAGTTCGCATCTTTTGAGATGTTGGTCAGGGCTCCATGAAGATCTTTGCCTAAGGGATTAGCTTCGTCTTTACCAATAGAATATTTCTGGGTCCGAATATCTTCTATGTGAAGCTTAGCAGCTTCTTCCATCTATGTGAACTTGGGAAGAATTCTTGGATTTTGAGAAATGGGTAAATGGGTTTtatgggtttagggttttaggagAGTGTGCTTCTCTGAGAAAGTGGTTGCAGTCTTGCAGAGAATGGTGATGATGACGGGTATAGCATTTTCTTGCATGGAAATTGTTGGACCATGTTTTGACGAGACTAACCGAAAACCATCATTATTTATTAAAACCCCAAAGCGAAGATTTGGGCTTTTTAGACCCAACTTTTTAGGAAATTTTTACCATTCCTTTTCCtattttcttgtatttttttttttgaattaaaataaattttataGAAGAGCTGCTCAATTGAGCTTGTTACAGTCATAGTTGAGAACAACAAGTATACAATCAAGTGCATGATGCAGCCATACAAAAGCATGAGTTGCTTCAAAACCTATTGCAACAAGTCGGTGCGCAACTTGATTGCAATTTCTAGGTGTATGAACTAATTGAATCCCCCTGAGTTTCTGCCAAATCTGTTTGATATCATCAATGAGACCACCATTAGCTAGCAAATTGTGATCTTCCACTTGAATTTCTGCAATAGCTTCTGATAAGTCACTTTGAACAACCACATTCTGTTCTTGAAGGGAATGTAATAGGTCAAGCCCTTTACGGATTGCCAACATTTCACACTGTTTTGGAGATGCAGTATAGGGGATGGAACATGCAAAGGCTGCTTTGAATCGTCCTTGGTAGTCCCTAAGCACTCCACCAATGCCCCCTTGATGATGATCCAGAAGGAAAGCAGCATCCACATTCAATGTGAGGCTTCCTTGTGCAACAGGTTTCCACGTTTTCTGCTgcaatttgtttgatttgttaCTAACAACATGGATACTAGTAAACTCCTCCAGCCATATAAAGCTGCTCAACACCAAATCTTGAGTTGATTGAGTTTTGTTATGCCATATTGTACTATTCCTGTTCCTCCAAACCCCATGAATGATCATTAACAGTTTTGCAAACAACTCAGGTTGTAACTGCATCGCCCTCTCCAGCATCCACTCTTTAAAATTAATCGATGGGAGACGAGTATGCTGTAGATTAAAGGGAGGAGCAGATAAGATAGATTCAGTCATTGGACACTTACAGAATAAATGTGCTTCCACTCTGTGATTACATAACACACATCTCACTTCACCTTGATATCCCTTGAGAAGCAATCTTTCTCTAGTTGGCAGTAGGTTATGGCAGGCTCTCCAAATGCATGCTTGGACCATTCCGGGGACTTTTGCTCGCCAAAGTTTCCTCCAAAGTTCCTGAAATGGATCACCATTTGAGGTAGATGTCAATACATTTTGAAGAACTTGTTCACGAGCTATCCAATATGCAGATTTCTTCAAGCTCCAAATAAGTCTATCAGGACATGTTCTTCTActaaatgataggagcattttaatacGACGTTTTAacggttatttcctcatatttgctgagttatttccttaaatgaatccttttagttttagaaagtttcttttTCAGGTTTTTAGAAAGTTCCCAATTTTCATttctagaaagtttctatttttcatttctggaaagtttcaatttctcacttttagaaagtttctatttttttcgttttaggaaagtttctatttttagtaatagtttctattttcaggtcctcggagctcaaaagtggaaatgaactcactaaaggaaagaggagctagcaAACGTTAAGAGGTGTGAAGATGAGACACAAAGGGCTGCACAAataagcagaaatgaagaaataacctttcctgtttcaaccaaGAAACCCTGTGCAAAAGAGGAAAGTGTATCAAGCAAGATTCTGAAGCTAACCAAGAAACTTGACTgaaataatgaagaaatggcattggaagatgacaaggcttgaaggtgacgcaacaaggcccaagaactctctagATTagcttggattttcggcaaaatggataaaatcccattggattttagggtttgtgacgcaaagagGTACCCTTGGagtgtttgccgtgaaataccaagagaaagagagaaagttggcgtgaaaatcaagaagaaaatgaaa is a window from the Rosa chinensis cultivar Old Blush chromosome 2, RchiOBHm-V2, whole genome shotgun sequence genome containing:
- the LOC112184214 gene encoding uncharacterized protein LOC112184214, producing the protein MTESILSAPPFNLQHTRLPSINFKEWMLERAMQLQPELFAKLLMIIHGVWRNRNSTIWHNKTQSTQDLVLSSFIWLEEFTSIHVVSNKSNKLQQKTWKPVAQGSLTLNVDAAFLLDHHQGGIGGVLRDYQGRFKAAFACSIPYTASPKQCEMLAIRKGLDLLHSLQEQNVVVQSDLSEAIAEIQVEDHNLLANGGLIDDIKQIWQKLRGIQLVHTPRNCNQVAHRLVAIGFEATHAFVWLHHALDCILVVLNYDCNKLN